The Desulfoscipio gibsoniae DSM 7213 genome contains a region encoding:
- the accB gene encoding acetyl-CoA carboxylase biotin carboxyl carrier protein — protein sequence MAKVKITDTTLRDGHQSLWATRMSIKDMLPIVEKLDMVGYHSLEVWGGATFDVCLRYLNEDPWERLRTLKRYIKRTPLQMLLRGQSLVGYQHYPDDVVEAFVFKMVENGIDIIRVFDALNDIRNMETSVRAGKKAGAHVQASVVYTVSPVHTTGHYLQTAEKLAEMGADSICVKDMAGLLTPYQAYELISKLRQHPGLPVQLHSHYIGGLALATYLKAVEAGVDVIDTAAVPLAFGASQPPVETVVRALQGTQFDTGLDMRLLFEIAGYFEELREQRGQERGVTRINDMRVFEHQVPGGMITNLVSQLKEQKSAHLLPRVLEEIPRVRRELGYPPLVTPTSQIVGTQAVLNVLTGERYKLIPGEVKAYIQGLYGRPPAPLEEAVARRVLGDKQPITCRPADLLEPRLEKIKLETRGLTNSNEDILCYAIFPQITKKFLEARKNSSAGNINFARDTGAAGVGGSAGGENTAKTGCAAEKANAGTATAQNISDRTSGAPGLPGHTTKEVNEMDIQQIKELISMINETNIDEFSLNSDGMKLSIKKASGDGPCLPHAAAQIVSENCSSLPTAAQSREDDSCMPHTAGHNDAAVSGTVVKAPMVGTFYRSPAPDADPFIKIGTRVEKGQTLCILEAMKLMNEIEAEVAGTVVQILAENAQAVEYGQPLLVIQED from the coding sequence ATGGCTAAAGTGAAAATTACCGATACAACACTGCGTGATGGTCACCAGAGTTTATGGGCCACCAGGATGAGCATCAAAGATATGCTGCCTATAGTTGAAAAACTTGACATGGTGGGTTACCACTCACTTGAGGTCTGGGGCGGCGCTACCTTTGATGTATGTTTACGCTATCTTAATGAAGATCCCTGGGAAAGGCTGCGCACTTTAAAACGATATATTAAGCGAACGCCATTACAAATGCTGCTGCGGGGACAATCACTGGTGGGTTACCAGCATTACCCGGATGATGTGGTGGAGGCATTCGTTTTTAAGATGGTGGAAAACGGCATCGACATCATCCGGGTTTTTGATGCCTTAAATGATATACGGAACATGGAAACATCGGTACGGGCGGGCAAAAAGGCGGGTGCCCATGTGCAGGCCTCGGTGGTATATACCGTCAGCCCGGTGCATACCACCGGTCATTACCTGCAAACGGCTGAGAAACTGGCGGAAATGGGTGCTGATTCCATATGCGTCAAAGATATGGCCGGCCTGTTGACCCCTTACCAGGCTTATGAACTGATAAGCAAGTTAAGGCAACACCCTGGGCTGCCCGTGCAACTGCACAGCCACTATATTGGTGGTTTGGCCCTGGCAACTTATCTAAAGGCGGTGGAGGCCGGGGTAGATGTCATAGACACTGCAGCAGTGCCCCTGGCTTTCGGGGCCTCCCAGCCTCCGGTAGAGACCGTGGTACGGGCGCTGCAGGGCACCCAGTTCGACACCGGGTTGGATATGCGGTTGTTGTTTGAAATCGCAGGATATTTTGAGGAACTAAGGGAGCAAAGGGGCCAGGAACGTGGCGTTACTCGGATTAACGATATGCGTGTTTTTGAGCACCAGGTGCCGGGGGGTATGATTACTAACCTGGTTTCTCAGCTCAAAGAACAGAAGTCGGCTCACCTGCTGCCCCGGGTGTTGGAGGAGATTCCCAGGGTGCGCCGGGAGCTGGGTTACCCGCCCCTGGTTACACCCACCAGCCAGATTGTGGGCACCCAGGCTGTGCTAAATGTACTTACCGGAGAGCGTTACAAGCTGATACCCGGTGAGGTTAAAGCTTACATCCAGGGTCTATACGGCCGGCCGCCGGCACCTTTGGAAGAAGCGGTGGCACGCCGGGTACTGGGTGATAAGCAGCCCATCACCTGTCGTCCTGCCGATTTACTGGAGCCCCGGTTGGAGAAAATCAAACTGGAAACCAGAGGATTGACCAATTCTAATGAAGATATACTATGCTATGCTATATTCCCCCAGATAACTAAGAAGTTTTTAGAAGCGCGAAAAAACAGCAGCGCCGGTAATATAAATTTCGCCCGGGATACGGGCGCAGCCGGTGTTGGCGGTTCCGCCGGCGGGGAAAATACCGCCAAAACGGGATGCGCAGCGGAAAAAGCCAATGCCGGGACCGCGACGGCGCAAAATATAAGTGACCGTACATCCGGGGCACCTGGGCTGCCCGGTCATACCACCAAGGAGGTTAACGAAATGGATATACAACAAATTAAAGAATTAATCAGCATGATCAATGAAACCAATATAGACGAGTTTTCTCTAAATAGTGACGGCATGAAATTATCCATCAAAAAAGCAAGCGGGGACGGTCCTTGCTTGCCTCATGCAGCCGCTCAGATAGTAAGTGAGAACTGTTCTAGCTTGCCAACAGCCGCTCAATCACGTGAGGATGATTCTTGCATGCCTCACACAGCTGGCCACAATGATGCTGCGGTGTCCGGTACCGTGGTCAAAGCACCCATGGTGGGCACTTTTTATCGTTCCCCGGCTCCTGACGCCGATCCTTTTATAAAAATAGGCACCCGGGTGGAAAAGGGGCAAACCCTTTGCATATTAGAGGCCATGAAGCTGATGAATGAAATCGAAGCCGAGGTGGCGGGCACCGTGGTGCAGATACTGGCGGAAAATGCCCAGGCCGTGGAATATGGGCAACCACTGCTGGTTATCCAAGAAGATTAG
- a CDS encoding SpoIIIAH-like family protein — MITVVKIERKKILLVVLVLVGIVFCAVGFGGLAEKMLGWGDQSTTPAAVTLSHPENKGDSAVGDAPEGDAVLTGQVGANGTDQDADGSYFVEARLSLEQARGKEMETLREVLASEADEEVRKTAQERLMRLSSKVSQEMELENLIRAKGYQDAAVFLDSDTVTVILRPGKEMMADADSTTIAGLVAKTTGVPEDGVIVITREK, encoded by the coding sequence TTGATTACGGTAGTCAAAATAGAGCGAAAAAAAATATTGCTGGTGGTGCTGGTGCTGGTGGGTATTGTTTTTTGCGCGGTGGGGTTCGGTGGCCTGGCTGAAAAGATGTTGGGCTGGGGGGATCAATCTACCACCCCCGCTGCGGTAACCCTTTCCCACCCTGAAAATAAAGGGGATAGTGCAGTTGGGGATGCACCCGAGGGTGATGCTGTGCTAACCGGTCAGGTGGGGGCAAATGGCACTGATCAAGATGCTGATGGCTCATATTTCGTCGAAGCGCGCCTGAGTTTGGAACAGGCCCGGGGTAAAGAAATGGAAACCCTGCGCGAGGTGCTGGCCTCGGAAGCAGATGAGGAAGTTCGCAAAACCGCCCAGGAAAGGCTGATGCGTTTAAGCAGCAAAGTATCCCAGGAGATGGAGTTGGAAAACTTAATCCGGGCCAAGGGTTACCAGGATGCCGCTGTGTTTTTGGATAGTGATACCGTCACCGTGATACTGCGGCCCGGAAAGGAAATGATGGCCGATGCTGACAGCACTACTATTGCCGGGTTGGTGGCCAAAACCACCGGTGTGCCCGAGGACGGTGTAATTGTTATCACCAGGGAAAAATAA
- the spoIIIAG gene encoding stage III sporulation protein AG: MNSSDIFNPKNKKYWSIAVLLLLGIMLMLVGSCDSGSFSSSSEKAPPDNSAAAGSGQAGNGTNSIMTREEKELAGELRQMLEQVAGAGRVEVTVQLATSTHNDYAINTATGLKTTRENDQSGGSRQITENTETSTVVIARGNQGLEEPVVKKEVAPDVAGIMVVAEGAGTPRVKADLFRAVQVALGVEPHRIIVLPMKEGV, encoded by the coding sequence ATGAACAGTTCGGATATTTTTAACCCAAAAAATAAAAAATACTGGTCGATAGCGGTGCTGCTGCTGCTGGGTATTATGTTAATGCTGGTGGGGAGCTGTGACAGCGGCAGTTTTAGCTCCAGTTCAGAAAAGGCCCCGCCGGATAACAGTGCGGCGGCCGGTTCCGGTCAGGCCGGCAATGGTACAAATTCAATCATGACCCGGGAGGAAAAGGAATTGGCGGGGGAATTACGCCAGATGTTGGAGCAGGTGGCCGGGGCCGGGCGGGTGGAGGTAACTGTGCAACTGGCAACTTCAACTCACAATGACTATGCCATCAATACTGCCACCGGTCTTAAAACCACCCGGGAAAATGACCAGAGCGGCGGTTCCCGGCAGATCACAGAAAACACGGAAACCAGCACGGTGGTGATTGCCCGCGGCAATCAGGGTTTGGAAGAGCCGGTGGTAAAAAAGGAAGTGGCACCCGATGTGGCGGGTATTATGGTGGTGGCCGAAGGGGCGGGAACACCCCGGGTGAAGGCCGATTTGTTCCGGGCGGTGCAGGTGGCGCTGGGTGTTGAGCCCCATAGAATTATCGTGCTGCCCATGAAGGAGGGGGTTTAG
- the spoIIIAF gene encoding stage III sporulation protein AF — protein MDLLRELIQTIIVIVLLAVLVEMLLPGGDMRRYVKTVMGLLIIMAVLQAAAGVINKDFMQDIPAVTVSDTGDPPLEEIMAAGQELADTNRDKAVQQYSEGLSNQVLALAGMNPDVQPVDARVSIDGKNSDIKEITIVFNAAPVGGAGDDSGGGDTLSADSAGSGGRRATDSRGGELDVQPVVVDIDGKETSEEVGSVTVVSPEQKQAAAGLTAVVAEFYNLKPEQVKYEFRE, from the coding sequence ATGGATCTACTTCGTGAGCTGATACAAACCATTATTGTAATCGTGTTGCTGGCTGTGCTGGTGGAAATGCTGCTGCCCGGCGGTGATATGCGCCGCTACGTCAAAACCGTCATGGGCCTTTTGATCATTATGGCGGTTTTGCAGGCGGCGGCCGGGGTGATCAACAAAGATTTTATGCAGGACATACCCGCAGTTACCGTATCCGATACCGGTGATCCTCCACTTGAGGAAATTATGGCCGCCGGACAGGAGTTGGCGGATACAAACCGGGACAAGGCTGTTCAGCAATATAGTGAGGGCCTGTCCAATCAAGTGCTTGCACTGGCAGGTATGAATCCTGATGTGCAGCCTGTGGACGCCCGGGTGAGTATTGACGGGAAGAACAGTGATATCAAGGAAATTACCATTGTTTTTAATGCTGCCCCCGTGGGGGGCGCGGGTGATGACAGTGGAGGCGGTGATACACTATCTGCCGACAGCGCCGGGTCCGGGGGGCGGCGAGCTACCGACAGCCGGGGCGGGGAATTGGATGTACAGCCCGTGGTGGTCGATATAGACGGCAAGGAAACTTCGGAAGAGGTGGGCTCCGTTACGGTGGTTTCCCCCGAGCAGAAACAAGCCGCTGCTGGTTTAACCGCAGTGGTGGCCGAATTCTATAATCTTAAGCCTGAGCAGGTAAAATATGAGTTCCGGGAATGA
- the spoIIIAE gene encoding stage III sporulation protein AE, with translation MSAKIHGRNSVVVNCNHRTRCALLFLILYICLSLALPLAAWAATDIAGEMEEQTGKLDMVEIQQFINRMDHDLQSALPETDFKALVTGLATGQISMQPTEVFNQCINYLFREVVANSALLGKLVVLAVICAVLQNITGAFEKGTTGQLTHMVAYLVLVTIAVGSFGLAIQLGREVVDKMVIFMQALLPLLLTLLVAVGGIASAAIFHPLIFITITAFGTIIKNVILPLIFFAAVLEIVSGLSKHFQVSRLAGLLKGVAMGLMGLLSTIFLGIMAIQGVAGAVGDSVTFRTAKFATDFIPVVGGVFSDALEAVIRSSLLMKNAVGIAGVLIIIMILVIPLVKIIAIALIYKIAGAVIQPVGEERISDCLNGLGNSLITVFAAVATVGLLFFFALAIVVGLGNITVMLH, from the coding sequence TTGAGCGCTAAGATCCATGGCAGGAATAGTGTGGTGGTGAACTGTAACCATCGCACCCGGTGCGCGCTGCTGTTCCTGATACTTTATATTTGCCTGAGCCTGGCCCTTCCTTTGGCCGCCTGGGCTGCAACCGATATTGCCGGGGAAATGGAAGAGCAGACAGGCAAACTGGATATGGTGGAAATCCAGCAGTTTATTAACCGGATGGACCATGATTTGCAAAGTGCACTGCCGGAAACTGACTTTAAGGCGCTGGTCACGGGACTTGCCACCGGCCAAATTTCAATGCAGCCCACCGAGGTGTTCAACCAGTGCATCAATTATTTATTCCGCGAAGTGGTGGCTAATTCGGCGCTGCTGGGTAAACTGGTGGTGCTGGCGGTGATTTGTGCGGTGCTGCAAAATATTACCGGAGCATTTGAAAAGGGTACCACCGGGCAGCTCACCCATATGGTGGCCTACCTTGTGCTGGTAACCATCGCCGTTGGTTCCTTCGGACTGGCTATCCAGTTGGGCCGGGAGGTGGTGGATAAAATGGTCATCTTTATGCAGGCCCTGCTGCCGCTGTTGCTGACACTTTTGGTGGCTGTGGGGGGTATTGCTTCAGCGGCCATATTCCACCCATTGATTTTCATCACTATTACCGCTTTTGGCACTATTATCAAAAATGTTATTTTGCCACTCATATTTTTTGCTGCAGTGCTGGAAATAGTGAGTGGGCTGTCCAAACATTTTCAGGTGTCCAGGCTGGCCGGTTTATTAAAGGGTGTGGCTATGGGTTTGATGGGGCTTTTGAGCACCATATTCCTGGGCATAATGGCCATCCAGGGGGTAGCCGGGGCGGTGGGAGACAGCGTGACTTTCCGTACTGCCAAGTTTGCCACAGATTTTATACCCGTGGTGGGCGGGGTGTTCAGCGATGCTCTGGAAGCGGTGATTCGCTCGTCGCTGCTGATGAAAAATGCGGTGGGCATTGCCGGTGTGCTAATTATTATCATGATACTAGTGATCCCCCTGGTAAAAATAATTGCCATTGCCCTTATTTATAAGATCGCCGGGGCGGTGATCCAGCCCGTGGGGGAAGAGAGAATCAGCGATTGTCTGAACGGGCTGGGTAACAGTTTGATTACGGTGTTTGCTGCCGTGGCCACGGTGGGATTGTTGTTCTTTTTTGCCCTGGCCATCGTGGTGGGCCTGGGAAATATAACAGTAATGCTGCATTAA
- the spoIIIAD gene encoding stage III sporulation protein AD produces the protein MDILQISGIALTGAVLAVVLKQKSPPMAVLLSITVGVIIFLLVLGKIGAIIDILRQLSERADISSVYLGTLLKIIGIAYIADFIAQICRDADQGAFATKVELAAKVMVLVLAVPIMVAVLQALLRLIP, from the coding sequence ATGGATATTTTGCAAATATCCGGTATCGCCCTGACCGGTGCTGTGCTGGCCGTGGTGCTGAAACAAAAATCTCCGCCCATGGCCGTGCTGCTCAGTATTACAGTGGGCGTAATCATATTCCTGCTGGTGCTCGGCAAAATAGGCGCGATTATCGACATACTGCGACAGCTGTCTGAAAGAGCCGACATTAGCTCGGTTTACCTGGGCACGCTGCTCAAGATTATCGGTATTGCCTACATAGCAGATTTTATTGCCCAGATATGCCGGGATGCCGATCAAGGGGCTTTCGCCACCAAGGTGGAATTAGCCGCCAAGGTGATGGTGCTGGTGCTGGCGGTGCCCATCATGGTGGCGGTGCTGCAGGCGCTGCTGCGGTTGATACCGTAA
- the spoIIIAC gene encoding stage III sporulation protein AC, whose translation MGANIDLIFKIAGIGILVAVAHMVLKNSGKEDYGFAVTLTGIAVVLIMVIQMLGTLFDEVRTVFKLF comes from the coding sequence GTGGGTGCCAACATCGATTTAATTTTTAAAATTGCCGGCATCGGCATTTTAGTGGCCGTGGCCCATATGGTGCTGAAAAATTCCGGCAAAGAGGACTATGGTTTTGCAGTGACCCTTACGGGTATTGCAGTTGTGTTGATCATGGTGATCCAAATGCTGGGCACCCTTTTCGACGAGGTTAGAACAGTTTTTAAATTATTCTAG
- the spoIIIAB gene encoding stage III sporulation protein SpoIIIAB, with protein MFKLIGGLLVVAASGLAGWQVSRSYARRPVELRQFISALQLLETEITYAATPLPEALAGVAEQVDVPAASFFRQIAGDLGAHRGCSAREAWHGALECYGHRSALGRGDLSVLRGLGNSIGISDREDQSKHLRLAAEQLKTALAMADAAAAKNVKLWNYMGLLGGLIIVLALY; from the coding sequence GTGTTTAAGTTGATTGGCGGGCTGCTGGTGGTGGCGGCCAGCGGGCTGGCCGGCTGGCAGGTATCCAGAAGTTATGCCCGCCGGCCGGTGGAACTGCGGCAGTTTATCTCGGCGCTGCAGCTGCTGGAAACCGAGATTACTTATGCGGCTACGCCGCTGCCCGAGGCGCTGGCCGGGGTGGCGGAACAGGTTGATGTACCGGCGGCCTCATTCTTCCGGCAAATTGCCGGTGATCTCGGTGCCCACCGGGGCTGCTCAGCCCGGGAAGCCTGGCATGGTGCTCTGGAGTGTTACGGCCACCGCAGTGCCCTGGGTCGGGGCGATTTGAGTGTGCTGCGGGGGCTGGGCAACAGCATTGGCATTTCCGACCGGGAGGACCAAAGCAAGCATCTGCGATTGGCTGCGGAGCAGTTGAAAACCGCCCTGGCCATGGCGGATGCTGCAGCGGCTAAAAACGTAAAATTGTGGAATTACATGGGTTTACTGGGCGGGTTGATCATTGTTCTGGCGCTTTATTAA
- the spoIIIAA gene encoding stage III sporulation protein AA: MSSYATSKSVQVPAGSNPSINGVPAGAWRQLMSVLPPNLAGIISRVPPRHLAGLEEIRLRRDRPLMLGVGGSDFFICQDGTPVSAPSGVYLVNAADLERVLHNISGSSMYALEEELKNGYVTLPGGHRVGLTGRAVLEKGRVKTLKYLSGLNIRVCREIKGAADGLIKHLIDRKVNNVYHTVIFSPPRCGKTTLLRDLVRQVSNGVPGLHFAGRTVGVVDERSEIAGCHRGVPQMDVGVRTDVLDGCPKAQGMMILLRAMSPDVIVTDEIGRMEDIHALEEVFNAGVRVIVTIHGSSLRELTNRPALKYMLQLNVIERFVLLGRSRGVGTVEKIFSGADLPGMGVKMCLS, from the coding sequence ATGAGCAGTTATGCAACGTCTAAATCAGTTCAAGTACCCGCTGGGTCCAACCCAAGCATTAACGGGGTCCCCGCCGGGGCGTGGCGGCAATTAATGTCTGTACTGCCGCCCAATCTGGCCGGGATTATCAGCCGGGTGCCGCCACGCCATCTGGCCGGGCTGGAGGAAATCAGGTTGCGGCGGGACAGGCCGTTAATGCTGGGTGTGGGGGGCAGTGATTTTTTTATCTGCCAGGATGGCACGCCCGTGTCCGCCCCGTCCGGTGTTTACCTGGTTAATGCCGCCGACCTGGAAAGGGTATTGCATAATATCAGCGGCTCTTCCATGTATGCACTTGAGGAGGAGCTAAAAAACGGTTATGTCACCCTGCCAGGCGGGCACAGGGTGGGGCTTACCGGTAGGGCTGTGCTGGAGAAGGGCCGGGTAAAAACGCTAAAGTATCTCTCCGGGTTGAACATTCGCGTATGCCGGGAGATTAAGGGGGCGGCCGATGGGCTAATTAAGCACTTGATTGATAGAAAAGTAAACAATGTTTATCATACTGTAATTTTCTCACCGCCTCGCTGTGGCAAAACCACCCTGCTGCGGGATCTGGTGCGCCAGGTGAGCAACGGGGTGCCTGGGTTGCATTTTGCCGGCCGTACGGTGGGTGTGGTGGACGAGCGTTCAGAAATTGCCGGGTGCCACCGGGGGGTGCCCCAAATGGATGTGGGGGTGAGGACGGATGTGCTGGATGGCTGTCCCAAGGCCCAGGGAATGATGATACTGCTGAGGGCCATGTCGCCGGATGTCATCGTCACTGATGAAATAGGTCGCATGGAGGATATTCACGCGCTGGAAGAGGTGTTCAATGCGGGTGTACGCGTTATTGTCACCATCCACGGTTCATCGCTGCGGGAATTGACTAATCGCCCGGCCCTTAAATATATGTTGCAGCTCAATGTTATTGAACGGTTTGTGCTGCTGGGGCGTTCCCGGGGGGTGGGAACGGTGGAAAAAATCTTCAGTGGTGCTGATCTGCCCGGTATGGGGGTGAAAATGTGTTTAAGTTGA
- a CDS encoding FAD-dependent oxidoreductase translates to MSAQKIVIIGGVAAGPKTAARARRVAPDAEITIIEKGKLISYAGCGMPFYLAGEVHKFDHLFETTYGVIRNEEYFWREKGVRVITRTEAKSIDRDKKEVHVENLETGEQYTVPYDKLVLATGAQPFVPPIEGLNLKGVYKLNHPDDAQQIKEYLGEVEGGEAVIVGAGFIGMETADALMKLRMFCSVVELQDQILPGVLDKDMAEVLAKKLTDQGLEFYLGHKVLKLEGDEDGHVTAVVTDQGTIETELVVVSVGVRPNVQLAKDAGLTIGQTGAIAVNDHMQTSDPDIYALGDCVENTHLVSGKKVFVPLATYANRQGRVVGDNVAGGDEVFRGILATGVLHTMGFNIGRTGLGEKQARDLGYQVVAGIYHGFDRTHYHPEHGMVLMKLVTEAGTGKILGAQALGQGDAVKRTDVLATAITMGATVEQLFDIDLGYAPPFATPIDVSMHTANIIRNKVAGLAETITVQELKQKMDRGDDMVILDVRTEPQFNMRRLKDDRVKLVVLGDLREKIDEIPRDKEIVALCALGTRSYEALRTLKGAGFKDVKYVEGGLQAWPYEL, encoded by the coding sequence TTAGCCGGTGAAGTTCATAAATTTGATCATTTGTTTGAGACTACTTACGGTGTCATCAGAAACGAAGAATATTTCTGGCGTGAAAAGGGTGTCCGGGTAATTACCCGCACCGAGGCCAAGTCCATAGATCGGGATAAAAAAGAAGTGCATGTGGAGAATTTGGAGACGGGTGAGCAATATACTGTTCCCTACGATAAACTGGTGCTGGCAACCGGGGCCCAGCCCTTTGTGCCGCCAATAGAGGGTTTAAACTTAAAAGGAGTGTATAAACTAAACCACCCTGACGATGCCCAGCAAATCAAGGAATATCTTGGTGAGGTGGAAGGAGGCGAGGCTGTTATCGTTGGTGCCGGTTTTATCGGCATGGAAACAGCGGACGCCCTGATGAAACTGCGCATGTTCTGCTCGGTGGTGGAACTGCAGGACCAGATTTTACCCGGCGTGCTGGATAAGGATATGGCCGAGGTGCTGGCTAAAAAATTAACGGATCAGGGTCTGGAATTTTACCTTGGGCATAAGGTTTTGAAGCTGGAAGGGGACGAGGATGGCCATGTAACGGCAGTGGTTACCGACCAGGGCACTATTGAAACCGAGTTGGTGGTGGTTTCCGTGGGTGTGCGTCCCAACGTGCAGCTGGCCAAAGATGCCGGGTTGACCATTGGCCAAACCGGCGCCATTGCGGTGAATGATCATATGCAGACCAGCGATCCGGATATTTACGCCCTGGGCGACTGTGTGGAAAATACTCACCTGGTGAGCGGCAAAAAAGTATTTGTGCCGCTGGCCACCTATGCCAACCGGCAGGGCCGCGTGGTGGGCGACAATGTAGCAGGGGGAGATGAGGTTTTCCGGGGCATTTTGGCCACCGGGGTGCTGCATACCATGGGCTTTAATATCGGTCGCACCGGACTGGGCGAAAAACAGGCCCGCGATCTGGGTTATCAAGTGGTTGCCGGGATATACCACGGCTTTGATCGCACCCATTACCACCCTGAGCACGGCATGGTGCTGATGAAGCTGGTCACCGAGGCAGGTACGGGCAAAATATTAGGTGCCCAGGCGCTGGGTCAGGGCGATGCCGTTAAGCGTACCGATGTGTTGGCTACTGCTATCACCATGGGGGCCACTGTGGAGCAGCTTTTTGACATTGATCTGGGTTACGCGCCGCCCTTTGCCACTCCCATTGATGTAAGTATGCATACGGCCAACATTATTCGCAACAAGGTGGCCGGGCTGGCGGAAACCATTACTGTTCAAGAATTGAAGCAGAAAATGGACCGTGGCGACGATATGGTTATTTTGGATGTGCGCACCGAACCGCAGTTTAATATGCGTCGTCTTAAAGATGACCGGGTTAAGCTGGTGGTGCTGGGCGATTTACGCGAAAAAATTGATGAGATACCCCGGGATAAGGAAATCGTCGCCCTTTGTGCCCTGGGCACCCGCAGTTACGAGGCACTGCGCACATTAAAGGGTGCGGGATTTAAAGATGTCAAATATGTGGAAGGCGGTCTGCAAGCCTGGCCATATGAACTATAA